The Ziziphus jujuba cultivar Dongzao chromosome 7, ASM3175591v1 genome includes a region encoding these proteins:
- the LOC132804472 gene encoding lectin 7-like, whose amino-acid sequence MALSNPYPYLFNVIIFFLLLITNAESIFFNFASFHRNMVGIQFEGDAFPSNNVLQLTKNQVDGPLTGSIGRASYNKPVKIWDAGTGKLTDFTTHFSFIMKQLDAQIYGDGISFFIAPFDAKLPQNSSGGYLALFSNDTAFNFSSNHIVAVEFDSFKNEWDPSSDHVGININSIISVTNVTWKSSIKNGSIANAWVSYNSTTQNLSVYLTYTENPKFGGESSLLYIVDLRKLLPERVRFGFSAATGEVIEIHNLLSWSFYSTLVDERNLL is encoded by the coding sequence ATGGCTCTTTCCAACCCTTATCCATACCTTTTCAAcgtcatcatcttcttcctgTTGCTAATCACGAATGCCGAgtccattttcttcaactttGCCTCTTTCCATCGTAACATGGTTGGCATACAATTCGAAGGGGATGCATTTCCATCCAATAATGTTCTGCAGCTCACAAAGAATCAAGTTGATGGTCCCCTCACTGGCAGCATAGGCCGAGCGTCGTATAACAAACCGGTGAAGATTTGGGATGCAGGAACAGGAAAGCTTACAGATTTCACCACCCATTTCTCATTTATCATGAAACAACTTGATGCCCAAATATATGGTGATGGCATATCATTCTTTATTGCACCATTTGATGCGAAGCTTCCTCAGAATTCAAGTGGGGGTTACCTTGCACTATTCAGCAATGATACTGCCTTCAATTTCTCAAGCAATCATATTGTTGCGGTTGAGTTTGATAGCTTCAAGAATGAATGGGATCCGAGCTCTGATCACGTAGGAATCAATATCAACTCCATCATCTCAGTAACAAATGTGACATGGAAAAGTAGCATTAAAAACGGATCAATAGCAAATGCTTGGGTAAGTTATAACTCCACCACTCAAAATCTAAGTGTTTATCTTACATACACTGAAAATCCAAAATTTGGTGGGGAATCTAGCCttttatatattgttgatttgagGAAGTTGTTGCCGGAAAGGGTTAGATTTGGTTTCTCTGCAGCTACTGGAGAAGTGATAGAAATACATAACCTTCTTTCCTGGTCATTTTACTCAACCTTGGTGGATGAGAGAAATCTCTTATAA
- the LOC107425081 gene encoding L-type lectin-domain containing receptor kinase IX.1-like: protein MGTSRAAQLLFCILFNLPLAYSIQFQIPRFEPGNPNVLYQGAAEPSVGAVELIDNVNYLCRVGRVISADRVRLWDAGTRKLSDFTTHFSFYIDTLGRTPYGAGLAFFLAPHGFQIPPNSAGSFLGLFNTTTSDSTKNQIVHVEFDSFADTEWDPTYEHVGINNNSVSSVVTIPWNASFHSGDTADVWINYNATTHNLSVSWMYQKTSNAKENTSLSYQINLMEVLPEWVTVGFSAGTGRYIERNVLQSWDFSSSLDIKETDNQNSGKTKLVVALTVSGGVLIAGVVMAFVLWKRKKKNREETETVNTTSINVDLERGAGPRRFSYLDLVSATNNFSNDKKLGKGGFGTVYKGYLKDLNMVVAVKKFSGGSKQGKKEYITEVKVISSLRHRNLVQLIGWCHDKGEFLLVYEFMPNGSLDSHLFGKKSLLVWGVRYKISLGIASALMYLHEEWEQCVVHRDIKSSNVMLDANFNVKLGDFGLARLMDHELAPKTTGLAGTLGYMAPEYISTGRASKESDVYSFGVVALEITTGRKSADRIEEDSEIGLVEWVWNLYGKGKLEMVVDEKLHMEFDPRQVECLMIVGLWCAHPDQSLRPSIRQAIHVLNFEAELPNLPPKMPIPIYDVPTLPVSSGEPLLTTSLEVGR from the coding sequence ATGGGAACCTCAAGAGCTGCACAATTGCTATTCTGTATACTTTTCAACCTTCCTTTAGCTTATTCAATCCAATTCCAAATACCTCGTTTCGAACCAGGTAATCCAAATGTTCTTTATCAGGGAGCTGCTGAACCTTCAGTCGGAGCTGTTGAACTAATTGACAATGTTAATTATCTCTGTCGAGTAGGCAGAGTCATCTCTGCAGACAGGGTCCGACTATGGGATGCTGGCACTAGAAAGCTCTCCGACTTCACAACCCATTTCTCCTTCTACATCGACACACTCGGCCGCACACCTTATGGTGCTGGCCTTGCATTCTTCCTAGCTCCCCATGGATTTCAAATTCCACCCAACTCTGCAGGTAGTTTTCTAGGTCTATTCAACACCACCACTAGTGACTCAACCAAGAACCAAATTGTTCACGTTGAATTCGATTCTTTCGCGGACACTGAATGGGATCCTACATATGAGCATGTTGGGATCAATAACAACTCAGTTTCTTCGGTCGTCACTATCCCTTGGAATGCTAGCTTCCATAGCGGTGACACGGCTGATGTATGGATTAACTACAATGCTACTACTCATAATCTAAGTGTCTCTTGGATGTACCAGAAAACTTCTAATGCCAAAGAGAACACCAGCCTTTCTTACCAAATCAACTTGATGGAGGTTTTGCCTGAGTGGGTCACTGTTGGGTTCTCTGCTGGTACTGGTCGTTATATAGAGCGCAATGTTCTTCAATCATGGGATTTTAGTTCAAGTTTGGATATAAAAGAAACAGATAACCAAAATAGTGGGAAGACAAAATTAGTGGTGGCTTTGACAGTTTCAGGGGGTGTTTTGATTGCTGGGGTGGTTATGGCCTTTGTGTTATGGAAgcggaaaaagaaaaacagggaAGAAACAGAGACCGTGAACACGACTTCGATTAATGTTGATCTCGAAAGAGGAGCTGGACCAAGAAGGTTTTCTTACCTTGATCTAGTTTCAGCAACCAACAACTTCTCTAATGACAAGAAGTTGGGTAAAGGAGGTTTCGGTACTGTTTACAAAGGCTACTTAAAAGATTTGAATATGGTTGTAGCAGTGAAAAAATTTTCAGGAGGATCAAAACAGGGAAAAAAAGAGTACATAACTGAGGTGAAGGTGATTAGCAGCTTAAGACACCGAAATTTGGTGCAACTCATAGGATGGTGCCACGACAAAGGTGAGTTCCTCCTGGTCTACGAGTTCATGCCTAATGGTAGTCTTGATTCCCACCTTTTTGGCAAGAAAAGCCTTCTTGTTTGGGGTGTGAGATACAAGATTTCTCTTGGAATAGCTTCGGCATTGATGTATCTTCATGAAGAGTGGGAACAATGTGTGGTGCACAGAGATATCAAATCGAGTAACGTTATGCTAGATGCAAACTTCAATGTCAAGCTTGGAGACTTTGGATTAGCCCGTCTTATGGACCATGAGCTTGCCCCCAAGACAACGGGGTTGGCTGGGACATTAGGCTACATGGCTCCGGAATACATAAGCACTGGAAGGGCTAGCAAAGAGTCTGATGTTTACAGCTTTGGTGTGGTTGCTTTAGAAATCACTACGGGAAGGAAGTCAGCTGATCGTATCGAAGAGGATTCCGAAATTGGATTGGTAGAATGGGTTTGGAACCTTTATGGGAAAGGAAAACTTGAAATGGTTGTGGATGAGAAGCTGCATATGGAATTTGATCCAAGACAAGTAGAGTGTTTGATGATTGTAGGGCTGTGGTGTGCTCACCCAGATCAAAGTCTAAGGCCATCAATTAGGCAAGCCATTCATGTCCTTAACTTTGAGGCAGAGTTGCCCAATCTTCCTCCTAAGATGCCTATTCCAATTTATGATGTGCCTACACTCCCTGTCAGCTCAGGTGAGCCATTACTGACTACAAGTCTTGAAGTGGGTCGGTGA